A stretch of DNA from Cellulomonas fengjieae:
CGGTCCTCCGGAAAGCGCTTACAACCGAGAGGAACGCTCGTGTCCCCACCGTCCCTGGTACAACCGCGACGCCCGTTGCGCGTCGTCCTGGCAAGCGCCCTGGTCCTCGTCCTCGGCGGCCTGCTCGGCATCTCCTCCGCCCTGACCGCGAGCGCGGCCAGCGTCGACACCAGCGCCTGGTACCTGCTCGTCAACCGCCAGTCCGGCAAGGTCCTGGACGTGGCCGGCACGTCGACCGACGACGGCACCGTCATCCAGCAGTGGTCGCGCAACGACGGACCCTGGCAGCAGTGGCAGTTCGTGAGCGCCGGCGACGGCTACTACAAGCTCAAGGCGAAGCACTCCGGCAAGGTCCTCGACCTGTGGGCCTGGAGCACCGCGGACGGCGGCGAGTTCCGCCAGTACACCGACCTGTCCGGCTGGAACCAGCAGTTCAGGCTCGGCGACTCCGAGGGCGGCCGCATCCGGCTGTTCAACCGGCACAGCGGCAAGGTCCTCGAGATCAAGGACCGGTCGACCTCCGACGGCGCCTGGGCCGTGCAGGCCACCGACAGCAACGCCTACAACCAGCAGTGGGAGCTGATCAAGGTCGGGTCGGGGGGCAGCACGACGCCCCCGCCGGCGGGCTCGTTCCCGTCGTGGCCGTCGGCGACCGGCCAGCAGAAGGTGTCCTCGACCATCAACGTCTCGGGCACCCGCGACGGTGGGAACGTCCGGTACTACGGCATCTCGTCGGGCGACCAGGACGAGTCCCAGCCGCCGATCTTCCAGCTCTCCGACGGGGCCGTCCTGAAGAACGTCATCATCGGCACCGGCGCCGGCGACGGCGTGCACTGCACGGGCACCTGCACGCTGGAGAACGTGTGGTGGGAGGACGTCGGCGAGGATGCCGCGACCCTCAAGGGCTCGTCGACCTCGCAGGTCATGACCGTCAACGGCGGGGGCGCCAGGAGCGCGTCCGACAAGGTCTTCCAGCACAACGGCCCCGGCACGTTCGTCATCAAGAACTTCCAGGTGTCGGACTTCGGCAAGCTCTACCGCTCGTGCGGCAACTGCTCGAAGCAGTACGCACGCACCGTGGTGATCCAGAACGTGCAGATCACCGCCCCGGGCAAGTCGCTGGTCGGGATCAACTCCAACTACGGCGACAGGGCCACGCTCTCGGGCGTGACGATCCTGAACGACTCCTCCAAGAAGATCGTGATCTGCGAGGAGTACAAGGGCGTGACGTCGGGCGAGCCGTCCAAGATCGGCTCCGGACCGTCGTCCGCGTGCGGGTACTCGAGCTCGTCGATCACGTACCGGTGACGTCGCGGCCCACCGCGCCCGCCCCGGGCGCGGTGGGCCGTCCGACGGTCACTGCCAGACGGTCGCGTGCGGGTCCGGCTCGGCGGGGACCGACGGCGCGACGGGCGCCGGTCCGGCCGCGGCCAGGTCGCGCACGTTCTTCTGGACGGCGACGACCGAGAACAGCGCCATGGTGAAGGCCAGCGCGAAGAACCCCTTCTCCGACAGCTCCACGGTCGCGTTGGTCAGGCCGACGGACACCAGCAGGATGGAGACGAGCACCATGCTCCAGGAGAGGCCCAGGAAGATGCCGGTCACGGGGATGCCCTCGGCGCGGTCCCGGACCGACTTCTGCAGCGCGATCGCGGAGAACAGGCCCAGCAGCAGCAGGGTGCCGTAGAAGCCCTTCTCCGACAGGAGCATCTCCGCATTCCACAGCCCGATGGCGAACGCGCTGATGGCGATGACGAGGGCGACCCAGGACGCGCCGATGAAGGCGGCGGTCGGGCGTGCCGGGACGGGGTGCTGCGACATGGGGGCGCTCCGGAGGTCGAGCCGCCGGCACCGTGCCAGCTGCGGCCCCGATGGTGGCGGTCCGGAGGGGCCTGCGCAAGCATCCCGGCCGACGGGTGCCCGGTCGGGCTAGTGCCGCGCCGACTTGCCACATCGGAAAGTGGCCATTAGCTTTCCATCATGGAAAGCAGCCCGCGGGCCACCCCCGACGCCGCCCGGACCGCCCTGCAGGGGGTCGACGACGCCCGTCGACGACTCGCCACGCAGATCTCCACGCCGTGGTGGTACCGCGTGGGGTCCGCGTCGTGCACCGCCTCGATGTTCGTCGGTACCGGTCTCCTCGTGGGGCGCCCCGAGGCCGGCGGCGCGACCGAGTCGACCGCGATGATGCTGGTCGTGTTCGGGGCGATCCTCGCGCCGATGGTGCTGCTGTGGGCGCTGAAGCGCTCCACGGGGGTGTCGGTGGAGCGCTATGCGCAGGGCCTGGGCGCCTGGTACGTCGTCGTCTTCTCACTGTTCGCGCTCGGCTTCGCGCTGCAGGCCTTCGCCGGCGTGCCGTGGGCACTGCTGGCCGCCGGAGCCGTCGGCTTCGTCGCGACCCTGCTCAGCGAGCGGCGCATCGACGGCCTGCTGCGTCGGCGGGTCCGCGCAGCGTGACGACGCCGGTCTTCGACGAGATCATCCACGCCGCCAACCGGCTGCAGGTCTGCGCGATGCTCGCGGCGGTGGACCAGCTGGAGTTCTCGACCGTGCGCGAGACGCTGTCGGTCAGTGACTCGGTGCTGAGCAAGCACGTCAAGGTCCTGGCCGACGCGGGCTACGTCGAGGTCTCCAAGGTTCCGCGGGGGTCGCGGACCCGCACGTGGCTGTCCCTGACCGACGCCGGACGCGCCGCCCTCGACGGGCACCTGGCCGAGCTGCGCCGCATCGCCGCCATGGCCGTCGCTCCCTGACGAACGTCGCGCGAGCACGCCTGCCCGAAGACCTGGTCGCACCATGGAGGACGAACTCTTCGGGCTGATCTGCAGGCGGTCGGTGCGCCGCTCCGGCGGCCGACACGCGCGTGCAGTGCGACGATCGCCCGATGACCCGCGCCGAACAGCTCACCGACCCCCTGGCGTACCACGCGGAGGGCCCGTGCTGGTCCCCCACCTGGGGCGGCCTGCGCTGGGTCGACATGCTCGCCGGTGACCTGCTCACGCTGCGTGGCGACGGCGGGGTCGACCGGCTGCACGTCGGGGCCGTCGCGGCGTTCGTCCGGCCCCGCGCCGCCGGCGGCTACGTCGTCGGGCTCGAGCGGGGCATCGCGCTGGCCGACGGGCCCGACGACGTCCCGGTCGCCCGCCCCGAGCTGTGGACCGACCCCGGTGTCCGGATGAACGAGGGTGGCTGCGACGCGGCCGGCAACCTCTTCGCCGGGTCGATGGCCTACGACAAGACGCCCGGTGCCGCCACCCTCTACCGGATCACCCCCGCGGGTGAGGTGAGCGTCGCCCTCGCCGGCGTGACGGTCTCCAACGGGATCGACTTCTCCCCCGACGGCACGCGCGCCTACTACGACGACACCGCGACCGGCCGCACCGACGTGTTCCGGGTCGAGGACGGCGTGCTGACCGACCGTCGTCCCTTCCACGACGGCGGCGGCAGCAACCCGGACGGCCTGTGCGTGGACTCGGCGGGCAACGTCTGGGTCGCGCACAACGGCGCCGGCCGCGTGCGGTGCTACTCGCCCGACGCCGAGGTGCTCGCCGAGGTCACCGTGCCCGTCCGCCTGACGACGGCGTGCACGCTCGGTGGCGACGACGGCCGGGACCTGTTCATCACGACCTCGCGCGAGGACCTCGACGACCCCGAGCCGGAGGCCGGTGCGGTCTTCCGGACACGGGTGGACGTCCCGGGGCGCCCGGTGCTCCCGTACGGCGGCTGACCCGCCCTACTGACCCTGGGCGTGCGGGCGCCGCAGGTCCCGCTGCGCGGCACGGGCGGCCAGGACCACGCCGAGGGCCGCAGCGGCGCCGACCGCCACGAGCGCAACCGCCGACGGCGCGTCGCGGAAGCCGTGCAGCACCGGGTTGGCCCACTCGAACACGTACGACGGCGGCCACCAGGTCGCCAGCGCGCGCGCCAGGGGCGGCAGGCCGGGGACGGGGACGAAGCCGCCGCTCGCGAAGTAGCTGCCGATGGCGACGAGGATGATCGTCGGCTGGATCGCGCGGTGCACGCGCAGCCGGGCGGCCACCCACACGCCCACGCCCGCGGCCCCGAGGGTCGCGGGCGCCACGGCCAGCGCCGCCAGCAGCACCTGGCGCGCGTCGACCCGCGTGCCCAGCGCGAGCGCGACCAGGGCGGTCGGGACCGCCGTGGCCCACGTGAGCACCCAGCCGGTCAGGGCGGCGCCGACGCCCGCGACGTGGTGGCCGAGCGGTGACAGCGCGAGCTCCTTGGTGGTGCGATGCTCGGTCTCGACCGCGTACACGTTGGCGCTCAGGAGCGCGGCGCCCAGCAGGAGCGCCAGGATCACCGCCGACGCGCCCATGAACGCGGTCCGCGTGACGTCCTGCGCCTTCGCCTTGTCGATCGTGGCGCGCACGTCGGTGTCGGCCTGCGCGTCCACGGCGTTGGCGGCGGCGCTCAGGCGGAGGCGGACGTTCTTCATCGCGTCGGTGTTGATGTTGAACGTCGTCGTCTCCAGCGTCCGCGACGTGTCGAACTCCGCGGGGATCGTCACGACCAGGTGCAGGCGACCGTCCTCGACCAGCCGCCCGGCCCGCGCGGGGTCGGTCTCGACCACGCGGAAGTACGGGCCCGTGGCGCCGCTGACCTCCTCGATCGCGGCGACCACGCGGTGCGAGGCCGGGCTGTCGGCACGGTCCACCACGGCGACGGGCCAGGCGTCGGTCGCGCCGAAGATGACGCTCGCGAGGCCGACGACGACCACCGGGACGGCCATCGTCTGCACCAGGAGGTCGGGCCGGCGACGGGCGATGCGCAGGTTGCGGCCGACGAGCGCGCCGACGCCGCGGAGCTGGGCGAGCAGGCTCATGTCACTGTCCTTGGGTGAGGTTCTGCGGGCGTCGGAGCAGCCAGCCGGCGAGGGCGACCAGTGCCGCGGCGAGGGTGAGCGTGCCGAGCACCGCGGCGGTGGCCGGCGGCGGCACGAGGCCGGCCGCCTCGAACCGGACGGCGTCGAAGAGCGTGGCGAGCGGGACGCTGTGGGTCGCGCGCCAGAGGGGCTCG
This window harbors:
- a CDS encoding pectate lyase, whose protein sequence is MSPPSLVQPRRPLRVVLASALVLVLGGLLGISSALTASAASVDTSAWYLLVNRQSGKVLDVAGTSTDDGTVIQQWSRNDGPWQQWQFVSAGDGYYKLKAKHSGKVLDLWAWSTADGGEFRQYTDLSGWNQQFRLGDSEGGRIRLFNRHSGKVLEIKDRSTSDGAWAVQATDSNAYNQQWELIKVGSGGSTTPPPAGSFPSWPSATGQQKVSSTINVSGTRDGGNVRYYGISSGDQDESQPPIFQLSDGAVLKNVIIGTGAGDGVHCTGTCTLENVWWEDVGEDAATLKGSSTSQVMTVNGGGARSASDKVFQHNGPGTFVIKNFQVSDFGKLYRSCGNCSKQYARTVVIQNVQITAPGKSLVGINSNYGDRATLSGVTILNDSSKKIVICEEYKGVTSGEPSKIGSGPSSACGYSSSSITYR
- a CDS encoding ABC transporter permease, translating into MSLLAQLRGVGALVGRNLRIARRRPDLLVQTMAVPVVVVGLASVIFGATDAWPVAVVDRADSPASHRVVAAIEEVSGATGPYFRVVETDPARAGRLVEDGRLHLVVTIPAEFDTSRTLETTTFNINTDAMKNVRLRLSAAANAVDAQADTDVRATIDKAKAQDVTRTAFMGASAVILALLLGAALLSANVYAVETEHRTTKELALSPLGHHVAGVGAALTGWVLTWATAVPTALVALALGTRVDARQVLLAALAVAPATLGAAGVGVWVAARLRVHRAIQPTIILVAIGSYFASGGFVPVPGLPPLARALATWWPPSYVFEWANPVLHGFRDAPSAVALVAVGAAAALGVVLAARAAQRDLRRPHAQGQ
- a CDS encoding SMP-30/gluconolactonase/LRE family protein is translated as MTRAEQLTDPLAYHAEGPCWSPTWGGLRWVDMLAGDLLTLRGDGGVDRLHVGAVAAFVRPRAAGGYVVGLERGIALADGPDDVPVARPELWTDPGVRMNEGGCDAAGNLFAGSMAYDKTPGAATLYRITPAGEVSVALAGVTVSNGIDFSPDGTRAYYDDTATGRTDVFRVEDGVLTDRRPFHDGGGSNPDGLCVDSAGNVWVAHNGAGRVRCYSPDAEVLAEVTVPVRLTTACTLGGDDGRDLFITTSREDLDDPEPEAGAVFRTRVDVPGRPVLPYGG
- the yiaA gene encoding inner membrane protein YiaA, whose protein sequence is MSQHPVPARPTAAFIGASWVALVIAISAFAIGLWNAEMLLSEKGFYGTLLLLGLFSAIALQKSVRDRAEGIPVTGIFLGLSWSMVLVSILLVSVGLTNATVELSEKGFFALAFTMALFSVVAVQKNVRDLAAAGPAPVAPSVPAEPDPHATVWQ
- a CDS encoding transcriptional regulator; the encoded protein is MTTPVFDEIIHAANRLQVCAMLAAVDQLEFSTVRETLSVSDSVLSKHVKVLADAGYVEVSKVPRGSRTRTWLSLTDAGRAALDGHLAELRRIAAMAVAP